A window from Fodinibius salicampi encodes these proteins:
- a CDS encoding sugar phosphate isomerase/epimerase family protein — translation MDRKKFITLGAGLMGGSVSALGISKSSVPKKQEKRYQDGRSPWPICLDTATIRPASLKDKVRIASEAGYDAIEPWDNELQEFEENGGDLNKLGQEIKDRGMFVPSVIGLWNALPPTREQWEESLQDTRRRMRMASDIGSKHIQTIPNTVGENYDLKWVADRYRDIIEIGVQEYEIHPAIVFVKFFPLKTLGEAAAVALNANHVEAKVIPDTFHMHISRGGFEGLKLLNGDMIAIFQFADAPDSPSVEKLEDKHRVFPGDGVLPLVQSLKDLKSTGYTGCVSLELYNPDYWERDLQSVAETGLQKTLNVIGKAEV, via the coding sequence ATGGATCGTAAAAAATTTATTACACTGGGGGCAGGTTTAATGGGAGGTTCAGTATCCGCTCTGGGGATCAGCAAGTCCAGCGTGCCGAAGAAGCAGGAGAAAAGATATCAGGATGGTCGAAGTCCCTGGCCTATTTGCTTGGATACTGCCACTATCCGTCCCGCTTCACTAAAAGATAAAGTTCGCATCGCTTCCGAAGCCGGTTACGATGCTATTGAACCCTGGGATAATGAACTGCAAGAGTTTGAAGAAAATGGAGGGGATCTGAATAAATTGGGGCAGGAAATTAAGGATCGGGGTATGTTCGTACCCAGTGTGATTGGTCTTTGGAATGCGCTCCCTCCCACCCGGGAACAGTGGGAAGAATCATTACAGGATACCCGCCGGAGAATGCGTATGGCCTCTGACATAGGTTCAAAACACATCCAGACGATTCCCAATACGGTAGGCGAAAATTATGATTTAAAGTGGGTGGCCGACCGCTACAGGGATATCATTGAGATAGGAGTTCAGGAATATGAGATTCATCCTGCTATCGTCTTTGTCAAATTCTTCCCACTTAAAACGCTGGGAGAAGCAGCAGCTGTTGCCCTGAATGCTAATCATGTTGAAGCCAAGGTCATTCCAGATACGTTCCATATGCATATTAGCAGAGGAGGTTTTGAGGGATTAAAACTGTTAAACGGAGATATGATTGCCATCTTTCAGTTTGCTGATGCTCCGGATAGCCCTTCTGTTGAAAAGCTCGAAGACAAGCATCGGGTGTTCCCCGGTGATGGCGTACTTCCTCTTGTTCAATCACTAAAGGATCTAAAGTCAACGGGATATACAGGCTGTGTATCTCTTGAACTATATAATCCTGATTATTGGGAACGAGACCTGCAGTCGGTGGCGGAAACAGGTCTTCAAAAGACCTTGAATGTTATAGGAAAAGCGGAAGTATAA
- a CDS encoding replication-associated recombination protein A, whose product MDLFEEEEMTDTSGSGNDFVNPHEPLATRMRPRSLEEFVGQKHIVGEGKMLRRMIGSGVIGSLIFYGPPSSGKTTLAHVISREINAQYVELNAVLDGIKDLREVVTKAEKIQQMNGRKTILFVDEIHRWNKAQQDALLPHLESGIITLIGATTENPFYTMVGPLLSRCQLFELYDLTKDHVLTMIDRALNEDQRGLGKRNIEVTEAAKDHLADFAAGDIRNALNALEVAVLSSEPDEDGVIHIDLEIAKECIQKRSVRYDGTGDEHYHFASAFIKSMRGSDPDAALYWMVAMLEGGEDPNFLFRRMLILASEDVGMADPHALTVVNSAHEAFTKCGMPEGLYFLAHACIYLSLTPKSNSTGAVFSVRSEIKNNGIGTVPPHLRDKTANSKQSRYLGVENASDDYIYPHSHDHHWAPQQYLPEEVTGSSWYEPGNIGREKKLWKRLEAIKEAYAKAREKE is encoded by the coding sequence ATGGATCTTTTTGAAGAGGAAGAAATGACCGATACATCTGGAAGCGGTAATGATTTCGTTAATCCGCATGAACCCTTGGCTACCCGCATGAGGCCCCGTTCGCTGGAGGAGTTTGTGGGTCAAAAACATATTGTGGGTGAGGGTAAGATGTTGCGGCGTATGATAGGGTCTGGCGTTATAGGGTCGCTTATTTTTTACGGTCCGCCCAGCTCGGGTAAAACGACGCTAGCACACGTTATTTCCAGGGAAATTAATGCCCAATATGTTGAACTGAATGCTGTATTGGATGGGATTAAAGACCTGCGGGAAGTGGTGACAAAGGCCGAAAAGATTCAGCAGATGAATGGCCGTAAGACCATCCTGTTTGTGGATGAAATTCACCGGTGGAATAAGGCGCAACAGGATGCCTTATTGCCTCACCTGGAGTCGGGAATTATCACGCTCATTGGGGCTACTACCGAAAATCCTTTTTATACCATGGTTGGTCCGTTGCTTTCCCGATGTCAGCTGTTTGAGCTTTATGATCTGACCAAAGACCATGTGCTGACGATGATTGATCGGGCCCTGAATGAGGATCAAAGAGGGCTCGGTAAGAGGAATATAGAGGTGACCGAAGCAGCAAAAGATCATCTGGCAGACTTTGCTGCGGGGGATATTCGCAATGCTCTTAATGCCTTGGAGGTAGCCGTATTGTCAAGTGAGCCGGACGAGGATGGCGTTATACACATTGACCTTGAAATCGCTAAGGAATGTATTCAAAAACGCAGTGTGCGCTATGATGGAACCGGTGATGAGCACTATCATTTTGCCTCGGCTTTTATTAAATCCATGCGCGGATCCGATCCAGATGCGGCACTATACTGGATGGTAGCCATGCTGGAAGGAGGAGAGGATCCGAACTTCCTTTTTCGGCGGATGCTCATCCTGGCTTCAGAAGATGTGGGGATGGCGGATCCGCATGCACTTACCGTTGTTAATTCGGCTCATGAGGCTTTTACCAAGTGTGGGATGCCGGAAGGACTCTACTTTTTAGCCCATGCCTGTATTTACCTTTCGTTGACGCCCAAAAGTAACAGTACGGGAGCTGTCTTTTCGGTTCGCAGTGAAATTAAAAATAATGGCATTGGCACTGTGCCTCCGCATCTGCGTGACAAAACGGCTAACTCTAAGCAATCGCGTTACCTGGGAGTGGAAAATGCTTCGGATGATTATATCTATCCGCATTCCCATGATCACCATTGGGCTCCCCAGCAGTATTTACCGGAAGAAGTGACCGGATCCTCTTGGTACGAACCCGGAAATATCGGACGAGAGAAAAAGCTCTGGAAACGCCTGGAAGCTATTAAAGAGGCTTATGCTAAAGCCCGGGAAAAAGAATAG
- a CDS encoding ammonium transporter — protein sequence MIKFAKIILSLGLLVLCLPKGILADDTVFLSSTIEILETANNKTFTDLLWIMIAGFLVFFMQAGFALIETGFTRAKNVANIMMKNMMDFGIGTVIFWAVGFGLMYGSDIGGIVGFSNFFLSDAIQPDGSLNAWMYGEWFFQAMFAATAATIVSGAMAERTKFTSYLIYTVCITALIYPVVGHWVWGGGWLSDLGFYDFAGSTVVHGVGAWAGLSGTYILGPRIGRFVKGKVNAIPGHSMAFGTLGVFILWFGWFGFNPGSTLGADISFARIAVTTNLAAAGGAITAMVIAWIKIGKPDLGYTLNGALAGLVSITAGCAVVSPTSALIIGCIGGGVMFYGTKILEYARIDDPVGAIPVHGFAGVWGTLAVALFAQAPYSTSLIGLFFGGSAYQLLIQSVGVLAIFGWTAGTALAVFKAIDVYSGLRVSEAEELHGLDRNEHGTSAYPDFWGVNEARDMLDLDIEQELTLLKEQTLKIDINNQ from the coding sequence ATGATTAAGTTCGCTAAAATTATTTTGTCATTGGGATTACTGGTTTTGTGTCTTCCCAAAGGCATATTGGCTGACGATACCGTTTTCCTTTCCTCTACAATCGAAATACTGGAGACCGCAAATAACAAAACGTTTACCGACCTGCTGTGGATTATGATTGCCGGATTTCTGGTATTCTTTATGCAGGCGGGTTTTGCCCTTATTGAAACTGGCTTCACCCGGGCTAAGAATGTTGCCAATATCATGATGAAAAACATGATGGATTTTGGAATTGGTACGGTCATTTTTTGGGCAGTAGGTTTTGGCCTGATGTACGGCTCAGATATTGGGGGAATCGTCGGGTTTAGCAACTTTTTCCTCTCTGACGCTATCCAACCCGATGGTTCTCTAAATGCCTGGATGTATGGAGAATGGTTCTTCCAGGCGATGTTTGCTGCGACAGCAGCCACTATTGTTTCCGGTGCTATGGCAGAACGCACTAAATTTACCAGTTATCTTATCTATACCGTCTGTATAACGGCCTTAATCTATCCGGTCGTTGGACATTGGGTCTGGGGCGGTGGCTGGCTCTCTGATCTGGGATTTTATGATTTTGCCGGATCAACAGTGGTACATGGCGTTGGTGCCTGGGCCGGACTTAGCGGTACTTATATTTTGGGGCCCCGCATTGGACGATTTGTCAAAGGAAAAGTAAATGCAATTCCAGGTCACAGTATGGCATTTGGTACTCTTGGAGTATTCATATTGTGGTTTGGGTGGTTCGGTTTTAATCCCGGTAGTACGCTGGGAGCCGATATTTCCTTTGCCCGCATTGCTGTTACTACAAATCTTGCTGCTGCTGGAGGAGCTATTACTGCAATGGTGATAGCCTGGATCAAAATTGGGAAACCAGATTTGGGGTATACACTGAATGGTGCATTAGCCGGACTGGTATCTATTACCGCGGGGTGTGCGGTTGTTTCTCCCACTTCTGCCTTAATTATCGGATGCATTGGAGGTGGAGTAATGTTTTATGGTACAAAAATCCTTGAATATGCCCGCATTGATGATCCAGTAGGAGCTATACCCGTACATGGCTTTGCGGGAGTATGGGGGACACTGGCGGTCGCACTTTTTGCACAGGCACCTTATTCCACATCCTTAATTGGTTTATTTTTTGGCGGATCTGCTTATCAGCTTCTTATTCAATCAGTGGGAGTATTGGCAATTTTTGGCTGGACAGCGGGAACGGCCCTTGCCGTTTTTAAAGCCATAGATGTTTACTCCGGACTTCGCGTTTCAGAAGCGGAAGAATTGCACGGGCTTGACAGAAATGAACACGGCACCTCGGCCTATCCCGACTTTTGGGGAGTTAATGAAGCCAGGGATATGCTTGATCTGGATATCGAACAGGAACTCACGCTACTTAAAGAACAAACATTAAAAATTGATATAAACAACCAATAG
- a CDS encoding NADPH-dependent FMN reductase, which translates to MIDLQIISGTDRPNSNALRVSNYLQKRYKDEGVEAGIIDLQDFPTGQVTGGKYGQELPVVDAFVDNAVQADGLVIVCPEYNGGYPGILKLFIDYLPFPGSLNKKPIALVGEANGDFGALRAVEQLQQVVGYRNAHVFPERVFIPRINKNFDDENGIKDSFQQELMESQIKNFIPFVRDFKEPVVSSSQN; encoded by the coding sequence ATGATAGATTTGCAAATTATAAGCGGGACAGATCGGCCGAATTCAAATGCACTTCGCGTATCGAATTATTTGCAAAAGAGATATAAAGACGAAGGAGTTGAGGCAGGAATAATTGATCTACAGGATTTTCCCACTGGGCAAGTTACGGGAGGGAAATATGGACAGGAGCTTCCTGTTGTTGATGCTTTTGTAGACAATGCGGTACAGGCAGATGGACTCGTGATTGTTTGCCCGGAATATAATGGAGGGTATCCTGGTATATTGAAGCTATTCATTGATTACCTGCCCTTCCCCGGCAGTTTGAATAAAAAACCTATTGCTTTGGTGGGAGAGGCTAATGGAGATTTCGGAGCGCTTCGCGCAGTAGAACAACTACAGCAAGTTGTAGGCTATAGAAATGCTCATGTTTTTCCCGAACGGGTTTTTATTCCACGTATTAACAAAAACTTCGATGATGAAAATGGGATAAAAGATTCCTTTCAACAGGAGTTGATGGAGTCTCAAATAAAGAATTTTATCCCTTTTGTACGTGATTTCAAGGAGCCGGTAGTATCCTCCAGCCAAAACTAA
- a CDS encoding response regulator transcription factor translates to MSAKPKKIVIVEDEPSLVFTLEDTLENEGYSVFVAETGDTAIDIVKDEKPDLMILDLMLPGMSGFDVCKKVRSMNYTFPIIILTARDQEIDKVTGLNIGADDYMTKPFGVKELLARIQARLRRSERYSNNTPASEIDLGDIHIDLNKARAEHPDKGSIELTTREVELIRYLVAHANEPVSRDALLENVWRYEFSTNTRTVDVHISKLRSKIETQPDDPQYLVTLHGVGYMLKIN, encoded by the coding sequence ATGTCAGCTAAACCTAAGAAAATTGTTATTGTAGAAGATGAACCGAGCTTGGTCTTTACCTTGGAGGACACCCTCGAAAACGAAGGCTATAGTGTATTTGTTGCTGAAACCGGGGATACAGCCATAGATATTGTAAAGGATGAAAAGCCAGATCTGATGATACTTGATCTGATGCTTCCCGGAATGAGCGGTTTTGATGTCTGCAAGAAAGTGCGAAGCATGAATTATACGTTCCCGATTATTATACTCACGGCCCGGGACCAGGAAATTGATAAAGTAACCGGTCTGAATATCGGAGCAGATGACTATATGACGAAACCTTTTGGTGTAAAAGAATTACTGGCTCGTATACAAGCGCGTCTCCGCAGATCAGAACGATATTCCAACAATACTCCTGCCAGCGAAATAGATTTAGGAGATATCCACATTGACTTAAATAAGGCTCGGGCCGAACATCCGGATAAAGGAAGCATCGAGCTAACCACCCGGGAGGTCGAGCTTATTCGGTACTTGGTGGCCCATGCCAATGAACCGGTATCGCGAGATGCCCTTCTGGAGAATGTTTGGCGCTATGAGTTTAGTACGAATACCCGCACAGTTGATGTACATATTTCCAAATTACGTTCCAAGATAGAAACTCAGCCAGATGATCCTCAGTACTTGGTCACCCTACATGGGGTAGGCTATATGCTGAAGATAAATTAG
- a CDS encoding sensor histidine kinase, which translates to MKRYSKLRWVLLAAGVIAILGLTGMNVYSLYQLHESTIETDQEPKKLQVAEFADRVRYRFFKPFWGLSSTSIEKLQSHFEKTNQFTEEVATRVQEAAEDSIFTDVYFIPANTEACQQNRFGYKYNKAHQQLIPSSNISDIVCDGMGIARTQMRALIHDYRYNNKVTFDTNRSVTVVLVNPSEKTIFGYVTMPINQTYLTERFLEKELQKRFGPPEESGMNVWMRDWTNNNIIASSNEQANYDHDKVQFKQRFPDFFDNWNLEVAFTGSSTIEASNASLTRNLIVLIAGVLLLLGALVFMFISAQRERALAERQASFLANVTHELKTPLTVMQAAGENLSDGRVQDQERLKSYGNHIFEEAVRLRKMIEKLLDVAKADAGQSLIEPKPVYLDELVQNYLDDHEEFIRDKGFTLEVNMDNDIPKTMLDENSFNTILGNLVENALKYSTEEHHLGIYLDASDEEIMLKIVDHGIGMTKKTINHIFDKFYRAEDTLTAETKGHGLGLSIVQNLVELNGGTIKVDSTPGKGSTFTVIFPVLTDMPSDNSDKPTEPTSNKRSIPLTQQSENYVS; encoded by the coding sequence ATGAAACGATACAGCAAACTACGTTGGGTATTACTGGCTGCCGGGGTCATTGCCATCTTAGGTCTCACAGGCATGAATGTATATTCGCTATATCAGCTTCATGAAAGTACCATTGAGACAGACCAGGAACCCAAGAAGCTACAAGTAGCGGAGTTTGCAGATCGTGTCCGTTATCGTTTTTTCAAACCTTTCTGGGGACTAAGTTCAACGAGTATAGAAAAGCTTCAATCTCATTTTGAAAAAACGAACCAGTTTACCGAAGAGGTCGCCACTAGGGTTCAGGAAGCAGCTGAAGATTCTATCTTTACTGATGTATACTTTATTCCGGCAAATACAGAGGCTTGTCAACAAAATCGCTTCGGTTACAAATATAATAAAGCACATCAGCAACTCATACCAAGTAGCAATATCTCTGATATAGTCTGTGACGGAATGGGCATCGCCCGTACACAGATGCGCGCCCTTATTCACGATTACAGGTATAATAACAAGGTCACTTTTGATACTAACAGAAGTGTTACTGTGGTACTGGTTAACCCTTCGGAGAAAACTATTTTCGGCTATGTGACGATGCCCATAAATCAAACATACCTTACCGAACGTTTTCTGGAAAAAGAATTGCAAAAACGATTTGGTCCGCCGGAAGAATCTGGTATGAATGTATGGATGCGGGACTGGACTAATAATAACATAATTGCCAGTAGCAATGAGCAAGCTAACTACGATCACGACAAGGTACAATTCAAGCAACGCTTTCCCGACTTTTTTGATAACTGGAATTTGGAAGTAGCATTTACCGGTTCTTCTACCATTGAGGCTTCAAATGCTTCTTTAACTCGAAATCTTATCGTACTCATAGCAGGGGTATTACTTCTGCTGGGGGCATTAGTATTTATGTTTATTTCGGCCCAAAGAGAACGGGCGTTGGCCGAACGTCAAGCCAGTTTTCTGGCCAATGTTACGCATGAACTCAAAACACCACTGACGGTTATGCAGGCTGCAGGTGAAAATCTATCTGACGGAAGGGTTCAGGACCAAGAACGTCTTAAAAGTTACGGAAATCATATCTTTGAAGAGGCCGTCCGGCTTCGTAAAATGATTGAAAAACTTCTTGATGTAGCGAAAGCTGATGCCGGGCAGTCTCTTATTGAACCAAAGCCGGTCTATCTAGATGAACTGGTTCAAAACTATCTTGACGATCACGAAGAGTTTATACGCGATAAGGGCTTTACTTTGGAAGTAAATATGGACAATGATATTCCAAAGACCATGCTTGATGAAAATAGCTTTAATACTATTCTCGGTAATCTAGTAGAAAATGCTCTCAAATACAGTACTGAAGAACATCATCTGGGTATCTACCTGGATGCTTCAGACGAAGAGATTATGCTTAAGATTGTGGATCATGGCATAGGGATGACAAAGAAAACCATCAATCATATCTTTGATAAATTCTACCGGGCTGAAGATACGCTTACCGCAGAAACCAAGGGTCATGGCTTGGGGCTATCAATAGTTCAAAATTTAGTTGAATTAAATGGAGGTACAATAAAAGTAGATAGTACTCCCGGTAAAGGATCTACTTTTACCGTAATCTTTCCAGTCTTAACGGATATGCCTTCCGATAATTCCGATAAACCGACCGAGCCAACTTCAAATAAACGATCTATTCCATTAACTCAGCAGTCTGAAAATTATGTCAGCTAA
- a CDS encoding M1 family metallopeptidase, translated as MKTTAISVVAMAFVFAGCTASQQTAVDQTNEQKQEKQSQLPSERDRMVPNPITNEIPHAFFQAMEEGTRTMSGEPGTDYWQQRAEYDMDVELIPEDTLIKGSSTITYHNNSPDTLNQLFLELAQNLHKEGVVRNESAEITGGINLHRIETAQGTLSEMQSSRAQQGYYVDGTLMVLRPGNALAPGESLEFEIDWDFKIPQRGASGRMGYSEDNLFYIAYWYPQMRVYDDVNGWFTDQFKGNAEFYHDFASYNVDITVPEQWIVTSTGQLTNAQDVLNNEIYQRLEKGHSSDEVVPVVTEDDFGNVTQTSSDGTLTWNFSSDNVRDFAFSVTKESMWDATRSEIGDRDGDGENDFVEINAIYRSSAPLWTNGAEFTRHAISSLSDVTGLNYPWPHMTSVEGGGIIGGGMEFPMITIIGAYNGRPEQSLYAVIAHELAHMWIPMQVSTNERRYAWMDEGTTTFNESQAKKEYYPDVDHEHQDFQSYLQITNTDLEGPIMRWSDYHYNSFAYGVASYPKPASMLIALRELLGEDTFQDAFQTFLSRWQYKHPYPWDMFNTFEDIAGRDLDWFWRSWYYETWTLDHAVGNVQSNDEGTTIVIEDHGQVPMPTSIEITLADGTTINRHIPVDTWLRGSVKTTLTVEGQAIKIVIDPYRKFPDANRINNRWEQ; from the coding sequence ATGAAAACGACGGCGATATCTGTGGTAGCTATGGCCTTCGTTTTTGCCGGATGTACTGCCAGTCAGCAAACAGCAGTCGATCAAACCAATGAACAAAAACAGGAGAAGCAGTCCCAATTGCCATCCGAACGGGATCGAATGGTTCCTAATCCCATTACTAATGAAATACCCCATGCTTTTTTTCAAGCCATGGAGGAAGGAACCCGAACAATGTCTGGTGAGCCGGGAACAGACTATTGGCAACAACGTGCCGAATACGATATGGATGTGGAACTCATTCCCGAGGATACCCTGATTAAAGGAAGCAGCACTATTACCTATCATAACAACTCCCCCGATACGCTGAACCAACTTTTCCTGGAACTTGCACAAAATCTCCACAAAGAAGGGGTAGTACGTAATGAAAGCGCTGAGATAACCGGAGGAATCAACCTGCACCGAATAGAAACAGCCCAAGGGACACTTAGCGAAATGCAGTCTTCGCGCGCTCAGCAAGGGTATTACGTAGATGGAACACTCATGGTCCTGCGTCCCGGGAATGCACTCGCACCCGGCGAATCTCTCGAATTTGAAATAGATTGGGACTTTAAAATTCCGCAAAGAGGGGCCAGTGGACGCATGGGCTACAGTGAAGATAACCTATTTTATATCGCCTATTGGTATCCACAGATGCGGGTATACGATGATGTCAATGGTTGGTTTACTGATCAGTTTAAAGGCAATGCAGAATTCTACCATGATTTTGCTTCTTACAATGTGGATATTACCGTACCTGAACAATGGATAGTCACATCAACCGGTCAGTTGACGAACGCTCAGGATGTATTAAATAATGAAATATATCAGCGACTCGAAAAGGGCCACAGCAGCGATGAGGTTGTACCCGTAGTTACAGAAGACGATTTTGGAAATGTTACACAAACGAGCAGTGACGGAACCCTTACCTGGAACTTTTCTTCTGATAATGTCCGGGATTTTGCTTTTAGTGTAACCAAAGAATCGATGTGGGATGCCACCCGATCTGAAATTGGTGATCGGGATGGGGATGGCGAAAACGATTTTGTTGAAATTAATGCAATCTATCGAAGCTCAGCCCCTTTGTGGACCAATGGAGCAGAATTTACCCGTCATGCCATCAGCTCACTCTCTGACGTCACCGGCCTGAATTATCCCTGGCCACACATGACCTCCGTTGAAGGGGGGGGGATCATTGGCGGCGGGATGGAGTTTCCAATGATTACAATCATCGGCGCCTATAACGGTCGGCCGGAACAGTCGCTCTATGCTGTAATTGCCCACGAGCTGGCACATATGTGGATACCGATGCAAGTAAGCACTAATGAGCGACGCTATGCCTGGATGGATGAAGGGACAACCACCTTCAACGAATCCCAAGCCAAAAAAGAATATTATCCTGACGTAGACCATGAACACCAGGATTTTCAGTCATACCTTCAAATCACCAATACTGATCTTGAAGGTCCCATCATGCGGTGGTCCGATTATCACTATAATAGCTTTGCCTATGGTGTGGCCTCATATCCGAAACCCGCATCTATGTTAATAGCTCTACGAGAGTTACTGGGAGAAGATACTTTTCAGGATGCATTTCAGACCTTTCTTAGCCGCTGGCAGTATAAACATCCCTATCCGTGGGATATGTTTAATACCTTTGAAGATATAGCCGGCCGCGATCTGGATTGGTTTTGGAGAAGCTGGTACTATGAAACCTGGACACTCGATCATGCTGTTGGAAATGTTCAATCCAATGATGAAGGTACAACTATTGTTATTGAGGATCATGGGCAGGTACCTATGCCAACATCCATTGAAATCACCCTCGCTGATGGTACAACCATAAACCGTCATATTCCGGTAGATACCTGGCTCAGAGGATCGGTAAAAACTACGCTAACGGTAGAAGGACAAGCAATAAAGATTGTTATTGATCCGTACCGAAAGTTTCCTGATGCTAATCGCATAAATAACCGCTGGGAGCAATAA
- a CDS encoding response regulator: MKALVVEDDLVLSFLYETYLNRLGFETEGNMVYGKTAVETAQNFNPDLILMDIILEGEMDGIDAVKKIQDEKDISVIYITSSNDPNHKRRAAQATKYLDYLIKPIDFDDLKGVIKKHFDIK, encoded by the coding sequence ATGAAAGCACTTGTTGTAGAAGACGATTTAGTCCTTAGTTTCCTATATGAGACCTATCTTAATCGGTTAGGGTTTGAAACAGAAGGAAATATGGTCTATGGGAAAACAGCTGTTGAAACGGCTCAGAACTTTAACCCTGACCTTATTTTAATGGATATCATACTGGAAGGTGAAATGGATGGTATCGATGCCGTAAAAAAGATCCAGGATGAAAAAGATATTTCTGTCATTTACATCACAAGCAGCAACGATCCAAACCATAAAAGGCGGGCTGCGCAAGCCACTAAGTACCTTGATTATCTAATCAAACCCATTGATTTTGATGATCTCAAAGGAGTAATAAAGAAACATTTTGATATTAAATAG